A stretch of DNA from Paenibacillus albus:
AATCAGACCAGTGATATCATCATTTTTCTCCATAGGCAGCCTCCTATATTTCCAATCTAACACATACATGACATAAACGAATAGACACCAAGCAGCTTCTCAGTCCGCTTGGTGTCTATTTCATTCTATTTTGCCGCTATCTCCTTCTGAATCGCCGCATTGATCGCTTTCAAATCCGGAACAGCTGCAGCCTTCGCATCTGACAGCTCATATTTCTCCTTCAATGCCAGAATCCGCAGCACACTCTTGTTGATCCGATCCTCAGTCAATTCGCCTTTGCTTACACTCTTCCTCAGCGCCGCAATGACCGCATCCACGTTCTTATATTCATGAGCAATAAGAACAATATCGCTGCCCGCTTTTACCGCCTGCACAGCCGCTTCACCCATACCGTAATGCTTAGCGATTGCGCCCATTGTCAAATCATCGGTAATCACAACACCTTTGAAAGCCAATGTCCCACGCAGTTCATCTGTGATGATTCGTTTGGACAATGAAGCCGGCCACTTCTCATCCAGCTTCGGGAACAGGATATGCGCAATCATGACCACGTCCGCCCCATCTCCTATTGCCTTCTGGAAAGGACGCCATTCGAAAGCTTTCAGCTGCGACAAGCTCTTGTACACAATCGGCAGCTCGAGATGCGAATCCACAGAAGTGTCCCCATGCCCCGGAAAATGCTTCACAACCGCGACGACTTTCTCGCTTTGCAGCCCTTCCATCACAGCAAGCCCCATCTTCGTCACCCGGTCCGCAGTAGCGCCAAAAGAACGATCTCCGATGACCGGATTGTTCGGATTGCTATTAATATCGAGCACAGGCGCATAATCAACATTGAATCCCATCGCCTTGCTTGCTTCTCCGAGCAGATGGCCAATCCGACCCGCATATGCCGCATCGCCGGTATCGCCTACCGCCTTCCCGCTCGGCAGCGCAACCAGACCAGGAAGACGCGCAACTCTGCCGCCTTCTTCGTCCACAGTGACAAGCAGCGGCGAGGCATTCCCGCTGTTCCAAGTTTTCAGCTGATTTACATACGCAGCAACTCCGCTTGGCGTCGTCACATTGTCCTTATAGAAAATAACCCCGCCGACATGCTGCTGCGCAATCATCCGCTTCGCCCGCGCGTCCGCCTTCTTGCCTTCTACCCCCGCGATAATCATCGTGCCTAGCTTCTCGTCAAGCGACATCTTCTCGAGCTGCTTCTCAATGGCCGATTTCGTCGGCGGCTCCTCGGCAGGAGGCTGCTGGTCCGGCTCACCGGCGGGCTCCGCCGGCTCCGTAGCAGGCTGGTCCGGCGTAACGGAATGCTGGTTCGTTCCGCCGTTTCCGTTTTGGTTTTGCCCCGGAGCGGACGTACTTGGAGGATTCTCCGCAAGCTCATGGGAAGCACAGCCACTCAGCAGTAGGATCGCGCTTATCGTCAGGACAATAGTGCGGAATTGTATATTTCGCATGTTAAGATTCATCGTCAAATCACCCGCTTTCAACGTATCGTGATTTCCTTATTGTTTCCTCATCCGGAGTAGAAGAACCTCTATTTGCCCATTAAAATGCAAAAAACCACCCTCTCTCATGAAGACTAAAGGGTAGTTTATCTGACGCCAAATGTTAGATCGTCCACAAACTCCAATCATCCCGACGCTTGCCAACGACATTAATCCACCGAAGGGAAATATCGAACAGCTGCTCACGGGAAGCTTTCGACGAGAACGTATGATCCGCCTGGAGAATTACTTCTTTATCGCAGCCGCCTTCCTTGCGAAGCCAGAACATCTTCTGATACAAGAAGCAATAGTCGACCGGAATAACCATATCTGCTGTACCATGTACGATCAGCACTTCACCGCTGTAACTGCTCAGTTCTGTCAACGGTTGATACTGCGCAAGCGAATCCGTGAATCGCTTCGTAAATTCGTAGTGCATGTGGTCGGTTTTGCCGACAGTATCTATTTCTTTGATCGCCTTCGCACCGATAATGTTGCGGATATCAAGGAACGGATGCGCAACTGGCGCCCACAGCACCAGTGACTTCACACGATTATCACGTGCCGCGGTTAGAACAGCAACCGCGCCGCCAAGGCTATGGCCAATCAACGTAAGGCGCTCATGATCAACAAGATCAAGACTCGACGCGTAGTCGATAACGGTGCGCGTCTGAGCGATCAGTTCATCCAGACCTCCGCTGCCATAATCTCCGCTGCTCTCGCCGCAGCCGCCGTAATCAAAACGCAGCACGAGGTAGCCGTTGCGCGTCAGTTTCTCCGCCGCTTCTACGAACAACCGATCTGTTCCCATTCGGTTACCGATAAAACCGTGGCATATAATAACAAGCGGAAACTTTGCCGCATATTTCGTCTCTGGATCACACTGGGGATACTGCAATACACCGGATAAATTTAAATCGCCGCTCTTAATCGTAATAGGATGATTCATTTCGGCACCACCTTATTCCTATAATTCCTACCTACTTTGTTGGAATTAACTTTACCATGAATGCGACGCCTCGTCAATTACCGTTTTCCCTAACATTTAACATCCGATATGTTTGAGCGCTTCACGCTTGCTTAAGCCTGATAACTCTGTCTCAGCAACGAATTGCCGCACGGCTTCAGCGTCCGTCTTGCCGTATTCCCGAAGCGCCCAGCCAATCGCTTTGCGAATAAAGAAATCCTCTTCGCGCGCGGTTCGCCGTATCATATCGAAGAGCAGCGCTGCATCCGTATTCGCCTTGTAGCTGAGCTGGAATAGAATCGCCGTGCGGCGCAGCCATAGGTTGTCCGATTCATTCATCCACTTCTCGGTATAAGGCTGCACCATCTCCGGATGCTTCGCAAACAACGCGCCGACTAGGTGACTGGCAATAAGATCCACAGTATCCCACCACGAGTTCGTCGTAATGATGAACTCAAGAAGCGCTATATCGTCAGGCCGCAATTCCTTCTTTCTCTTCTCCATTAATACCATCGCCGTATAATGAAACTCCCTCTCCGGCATAGCCCACAGCTCTCGAACAGCTTCCTCCAGCGCATCGCCAGACGGAACTCCATTCACCTTCATGAACTGCTTCGTAAGTGTAGCGCGCTCCGTCGTACGTATGCCTAGAAAAGGGAATAAACCGCGCATATAGGCTGACATTGCCTCCGCCGCCTCTACGTTAGCATGGCTGCGCAGCAGCACTTCTATGTCTTTGCAATAAGTCGGCGACACCGCCGAAGCCGTACGTGAACTCATCAATTCCAGCCTCCCTTGTGACTCGATTATAAATTTCCCAGCTCGCAATTATAACTTAACATCGACATAACACGACAAGTAATTTGTAAGAAATAATAACATATTGCGTGATTTGGATGTAGCTTGAAGAATGTGTTCCAGATACTGGTGATAACCACTTGAAAAGAGCGACAAAAAAGAGGGAGGGGATGTCACATATCGTTACAATTTCAACGAAAAGGTCGAAGAAACCGTGAAATGCGGTTTTTTTTGGTGATATCACCGAAAAACATCAGCGCAGATGCTCGGTCATGTACTGGGCGTAAAGTTCGGGCGTATTGAGGTTGATGAATGCCTCCGCTTCTGCGGGAGTCGGCTCGAGCTGCAGGGCATCCAATTCCTTAAGGAACGACATGACACGAAGATCTCGCTGCTCCAGAAGCTGCTGCAGCTGAGGGACAACGACGGCATTATATAGCGCGTGAAAAGGCTGATTCACCGTAGTCCGAACGACGGCCGGACGGCGTCCATCCTCAACTGCCGAGGCAGAAGTGATCATTCGTGTGAGCAGCGATTCTGAAAGTACCGGCATATCGCAGGCCATAACAAAGCCGTAAGCTTGCGCCGGAATGATCGACAAAGCCGCGTGTAAACCGGCTAATGGACCGCAATCTACATACGTGTCGCAGACAAATTCAAATGTTCCTTGAACACGGGAGAGCGCATGCCGATATCCCTCTTCCCGCTGCCCGTCCCCTGCTGAAATGATGATTTTACCGCTAATTCCAGCGCTCAGCATCTGCTCCGCAATGATGCGCAGCAGCACCTTGTCGCCAACCGGAAGCAATGCCTTATCCGTTCCCATTCTACTGCTCTGGCCGCCCGCCAGAATAACGCCGTGAATGTCCGTGCCTGTTAGTGCCACCATGGTTCCACCTCTCATCAGAACAAATCATTTCTCATATTATACCATGCGTATACGTGCTTCTTTGCCGGTTGAATACCCAGAAATTAGGCACCTTTTACCCAATTGACGAAAACGCTTCCCTACGTTATGATGAGTTGCGTATTTCAATATATGGCGTGTTACCTTACGTTAAAGGGCATGAGCCAAGAAGATTTCTGCAGCCTGCGGAAACTTTCTTGGCTCTTTTTTGTGCCTAATTGCCATACTAAGCAGGTGTGAGGTGTATGTTTCGGCATGAAGAAGGAATCGCCGGTTCGAATAGAACGCGTCATCGGCAACAACGTTATATTGGCACAGTCGGCTGATGGCATGGAGTATGTGCTCATGGGGAAAGGAATCGGATTCGGCAGCAAATCCGGCGAGGTTATGGCAGAGGACGACAAGCGAATCGAGAAAAGATTTCGCCTCGACGATCCGAAGCAAATGAAGCACTACCACGCCATGATGGAAGAATCCGATCCCGCTGTCATCCGCATTACGGAAACGATACTCGCGGATATTGAGGCGAGGTTCGGCGGACCGCTCAACAACAAAGTTTATTACTCGCTGCCAAGCCATATTCAGTTCGTGCTTTATCGGCTTCGTAACGGCATGGAGATCAAGAATCCTTTTCTCCAGGAGACGAAGCTGTGGTTCCCCGCTGAATATGAAGCGGCAGGCCGTGCCGCTGCCTTGATTCAGGAGACGTTCGAGGTCGAAGTGCCCGAGGATGAGATCGGGTTCCTCACGTACCACGTCCATTCCGCTTTCACTAATGTTGCCGCTTGGGAGCTCGCCAAGTTCACGAATGTCGTAACAGAGCTGGTTGAACGAATCGAAGTGCGCAGAGCAATCACAATTTCCCGTGACAGCATGGATTACCGGCGGCTCGTTACCGACCTTAGGTATACCGTCGAGCGCACTAGTCTAGGGAAGCATATGGCGAATCCGCTTCTGCCAGAGCTTCGGAAGAAGTTCAAGAGCGACTATGCGCTGGCGCAGGAATTATCGGTTCTTATGGCAGAACGACTGGGCACTAATGTACCGGATGAAGAGGTCGGCTACATAGCGATAGAGTTGTACCGCTTTTTCCAAGGGCTAGAACAAGATCATCGTTAAGGAGTGAAGGAAATTATGTTAGGTAAATTGTTCAAATCGAAGAAAGCAACGCTAGAAATCGTCTCTCCTCTCACAGGCAAAGCCGTGCAGCTCACAGAAGTGCCGGATGAAGCTTTCGCAGGCAAGCATATGGGCGATGGTGTTGCCATTGAGCCGACTGTCGGCAAGCTGATCGCGCCGTTCGACGGAACGATTGCGC
This window harbors:
- the nagZ gene encoding beta-N-acetylhexosaminidase, with the protein product MNLNMRNIQFRTIVLTISAILLLSGCASHELAENPPSTSAPGQNQNGNGGTNQHSVTPDQPATEPAEPAGEPDQQPPAEEPPTKSAIEKQLEKMSLDEKLGTMIIAGVEGKKADARAKRMIAQQHVGGVIFYKDNVTTPSGVAAYVNQLKTWNSGNASPLLVTVDEEGGRVARLPGLVALPSGKAVGDTGDAAYAGRIGHLLGEASKAMGFNVDYAPVLDINSNPNNPVIGDRSFGATADRVTKMGLAVMEGLQSEKVVAVVKHFPGHGDTSVDSHLELPIVYKSLSQLKAFEWRPFQKAIGDGADVVMIAHILFPKLDEKWPASLSKRIITDELRGTLAFKGVVITDDLTMGAIAKHYGMGEAAVQAVKAGSDIVLIAHEYKNVDAVIAALRKSVSKGELTEDRINKSVLRILALKEKYELSDAKAAAVPDLKAINAAIQKEIAAK
- a CDS encoding alpha/beta hydrolase family protein — translated: MNHPITIKSGDLNLSGVLQYPQCDPETKYAAKFPLVIICHGFIGNRMGTDRLFVEAAEKLTRNGYLVLRFDYGGCGESSGDYGSGGLDELIAQTRTVIDYASSLDLVDHERLTLIGHSLGGAVAVLTAARDNRVKSLVLWAPVAHPFLDIRNIIGAKAIKEIDTVGKTDHMHYEFTKRFTDSLAQYQPLTELSSYSGEVLIVHGTADMVIPVDYCFLYQKMFWLRKEGGCDKEVILQADHTFSSKASREQLFDISLRWINVVGKRRDDWSLWTI
- a CDS encoding DNA alkylation repair protein: MSSRTASAVSPTYCKDIEVLLRSHANVEAAEAMSAYMRGLFPFLGIRTTERATLTKQFMKVNGVPSGDALEEAVRELWAMPEREFHYTAMVLMEKRKKELRPDDIALLEFIITTNSWWDTVDLIASHLVGALFAKHPEMVQPYTEKWMNESDNLWLRRTAILFQLSYKANTDAALLFDMIRRTAREEDFFIRKAIGWALREYGKTDAEAVRQFVAETELSGLSKREALKHIGC
- the mobA gene encoding molybdenum cofactor guanylyltransferase, producing the protein MVALTGTDIHGVILAGGQSSRMGTDKALLPVGDKVLLRIIAEQMLSAGISGKIIISAGDGQREEGYRHALSRVQGTFEFVCDTYVDCGPLAGLHAALSIIPAQAYGFVMACDMPVLSESLLTRMITSASAVEDGRRPAVVRTTVNQPFHALYNAVVVPQLQQLLEQRDLRVMSFLKELDALQLEPTPAEAEAFINLNTPELYAQYMTEHLR
- a CDS encoding PRD domain-containing protein produces the protein MKKESPVRIERVIGNNVILAQSADGMEYVLMGKGIGFGSKSGEVMAEDDKRIEKRFRLDDPKQMKHYHAMMEESDPAVIRITETILADIEARFGGPLNNKVYYSLPSHIQFVLYRLRNGMEIKNPFLQETKLWFPAEYEAAGRAAALIQETFEVEVPEDEIGFLTYHVHSAFTNVAAWELAKFTNVVTELVERIEVRRAITISRDSMDYRRLVTDLRYTVERTSLGKHMANPLLPELRKKFKSDYALAQELSVLMAERLGTNVPDEEVGYIAIELYRFFQGLEQDHR